DNA from Gracilinanus agilis isolate LMUSP501 chromosome 3, AgileGrace, whole genome shotgun sequence:
TGGGTTAGAGCTGTCAAGTGTCTATGGCTTGTATCTCTGCTATAGAATGTATTGCTGTCACATCATTTAAATTTGGCTTGAAGAAGGGAGTATCCTGATGGTTTCCTAACTGTTTTTTACAGATGTTTTTGAGTGGTATTTTGCTCTAGAATGtcatctgtttcctttttcctaaaCATTTCTAATACACATTTTTTATgatgtgaaatattttttctcaatgcAGAAATTATGAGAATAGTATTATAATGATACTATTCCTCTTCTACAAATTAGAGGAATTACATTTACACAAATcaagcaaatatttattcattcattcacttatttattaaaaacccattccttctgtcttagaattgatactaagtattggttccaagacagaaaagtgataagggctaggcaatgggggttaaataacttgcccagggtcatacagctaggaagtgtctaaggccagatttaaatccaggtcttccagattctatgttgctctttctactgtgctcTCTATCTTCTCCCAATGGTCACTATTGTTTGCTATCATTTTATTCACTAGAagatataacatttatttatttatttttaagcaccCACTTTTTgtcagaattaatactgtgtattggttctaagacagcaGCATGGTAAAGGTTAGTCtataggggttaagtggcttgtccagagtcacacagctaggaagtatctgagtgcagatttgaacccaagaccttgcatctctaggcctggctatcaatccactgatccatctagtTGTTCCCAAGGAGACAACAtttaaacagataaaaataatattccataatatgAGGGAGAGGGGGAATTAGCAGTTGTAACTAAAAgggatattttcttctttaaaatattttatttatttaactaattagtttagaatattttttccatggttccatgattcatgatatttcccttctcttccctcccccctcccagagccgacgagcaattccactgggttttacacgtatcattgatggagacccatttccatattactactatttgcaacagagtgatcatttaaagtcaacatccccaatcatatccccattgacccatgtgatcaatcatattatctttcttctacatttctactcccgcagttctttctctggatgtggatagcattctaaAAGGAATATTCTCAAATGCTCTGTTGGATCAAAATAGTAGTAACACCCTGACAGTCTTTGGTAAAGCTGTTCTTAGGATCTGTGCCACTGTAGTGTTAAGTATGAAGAACTATTGTGGCATCATGGAAAATATGTTGCATGTGGAGAGAAGAGACATGGAttaaaatcccacttctgacacttactagctttggaATTGTAGACAAATAGATTAACTTTTTTGGAGTCTCATTTTTTCccacatgtaaaatggggacaataacacaTCTACTACCTAATtcaggttgttatgaggaaagtgttttgtggaaTTTAATTTTGTAGATATCCAACTGTGAGTAGCACTATAAGCAGAACTCTACTAATAGTTCCTATAATCAAAATCCTTATCCACAGGGAGAGGCAGCTGCTGAAGAGTAAGGGGTTAGAGGatcaaacttggagtcagaaaagaccTGGACTCAAGCCCTCTCTTCAAGCTGGGTGGCCCTGAGGTTGTCATTTAACCTGTGAGCCTCAGGCAGCTCCCCAAGACCTATCCACTAAGCCCTGGACCAGTCGAGTTTCTAGCAATTTTCCTGCAGACTAAATCACAGAATCCTTCGATGTATACTAGTCTAAAGCAACCGATCaaaaatcacaacaaaatgtaTATTATGCACCTACTAGGAATCTAGCTCTGTGCCAAGGGATGTGAGCAAAGAAACGCAGGTATCAAATAtcatccttgtcctcaaggaggcTAAAATCCACCTAAGGACCAAACATGAAACAGAATGATTGACAACTTTGATGTTATCTTCAATGGGGCCAGTGGGAATTCAGGGAAGGGGACATTAACGCGGGATGGAAGTGTTATTTGAACTGGACCGTGGAGGATAGCTCTACCCTctggataagagaaaaggaggagaggaaaactttttagaaaaaaggaatgGTATGGGCACAGCTACAGAAAACCAGGCAAAGGAATTTCGATTTGATTTATCTCTAAGGAGAAGGGATTCGATTTAAGTTCTTGAGTAGAAGGAAGGCAGAGTGAAAGTGGGATGTTAGAAGTGTACAGAATGAATTGCGTGAGGGAGATAGTGGAACCAGGTGGGTCCTCAGCAGACTATTCGTGTGATGTgatgagaaaggagggaaagaggtgaATCTCAGAGACATTTCTGAAGAAGACATTATAGTTCTAGGTAATTAGTACATTATAGTTCCCATTTAAGCAATGAAATTGAGGAGGAGAAATCCAAGTGCCTTTGAGATGATTAGTTTGTAAAACTGGAAGAAATAGGGAAAATTGTTTTTGATGATAtattatagatgatgaaattccATTCAGCCCAATAAAGTCAGTTAGCAAACATGTATTAACCACTTGCTATAtagccaggtactgtgctaggaaAGGAAGAATATGTAATAGGTATTTGACATCATGGATTGAAATGTAGATATGAGGGGGTTGGTCTAAAGGTGAAGATATAATAGCTGCCAATATAAAGGCAAGAGATGTAAATGtagaaaaacaaatgcaaagggtAAGAGTTTTGGTATGTATGAACAATAAGGAGGTAGGAGGAAAAAGGAACCATCAAAAGAGAGGAGCAGTCAGAGAGGTGGGAGGGGAACTAGGTAGGATAAATCTAGTGACAGAAGCTGTGGGAGGAGAAGGCATTAAGAAAGAGGAACCGATCAACTGTGTCACATGCTTCtttgagaaagatggaaatgaaatgaaatccgTATTCCAATAGCAAGAAGGAATTCATTGGTAGATTGGTGGGAGCAGAAACTGGATCACAGAGGTTTCTGTAGGGAACAGGTAGAAAGGAGTGGCTGAGTCTTGAGAATGGGGTAGGGGAGGCACTGTTAGGCTCTTTCCATTTGTCTCCCATCTTCTTTGAGGACAAATGTATATCGTTAATGAAATTGTCCTTGACTGTTTTTGACAGCTCTCCTTTGGGGCTCCTACTAAGGAAGAGGACTTGCACTGAGGAGGAACCTctcctgggactcagtttccatTCCTAACAAGTATAGAGAACCTATTTCAAATACAGAGCACCATAGATAAAAGACCCTTCAGAGCTGGTTAGTGTTCGCAgaatgagacagaaaaaaaaggctGGGTAGAAGCatgtagatggctcagtggatagagagacaggcttgGAGActggagatcttgggttcaaatttgaccttagacttcctagctgtctgacccttggcaagtcacttaaccccagttatctagcccttatcactcttctgccttagaactgattctaagacagaaggtaagggttaaaaaaaatctatggcaAAACCCAAACTTCTGACACACTAAATATGTATTCATCATTTTGCTGTGTATTTATAAAGAGTTAAGTCTCTCAAGAAGTATGGGATTGTAGAAATCTTTAGCCCACCTACTTTGGGGTTCCCTATATGATAGGGGTAATATCCCCAAACTCTTAAATAGCATGATCTTTTCCTAACACCTTAGAAATATAGCCTATTGAGAGTTGAGCTCCTTGCCTCTAATTATCAACCAACAGcacctttttcatcttttcctcaaTGGGGCTAATTTGCTATCCAGCCTTGACCATGCCTAAACTAAAGATTAGAGAGAAAATCCCTTGGTCTCCTATATAAGCACCTATCAAAGTCCCTTCTATGGTCAAAACTCCGGTGCCATTTTCTACCTGAGGGTATCACATCCTGAAGGTGCCCATTCCTCTGCCCTAGCTATTCCTGGTCATGAGAGTCTGCTCAATAACTTGTGTGCTttgtagaagcaatttttgaaaatcattgtgtgatattttgtgattcaagtcctttccctctctccttcccctcctagaGGCAATAAATAAAGTCTGATATAGCTTCTATcagtccagctctaaatcctaattATATCATCTTTTCCAATTCAGAAAGATCTGCCTGAATTAGTGCAGGAAACTTGTGTAGAGaacatatgcacatgtatacatatatgtataggtaCACATATGTACTCATTCACATTTAGTGCTTTGCTGTTTTCACACATCTGAGAGCAGGAAAaatcttactttcactctcttatTTCAAGCATTtaacatagtgcttaataaatgtctttttaaaaaaatttaattttttctttaaacccttaccttccatctttgagtcaatactgtatattggctccaaggcataagagaggtaagggctagaaaatgggggtcaagtgactggggagtgtctgaggccagatttgaacccaggacctcccgtctctaggcctggctctcaatccactgagctactcagctgcccccaatagatgtctttttaaatttattcattcattcattttaaccatacaacaatcctgtaaagtgggggctattgttatcaccattttataaatgaggaaactgaagttgagatGGATTAAGTGGAtctgacttgtccagagtcacacagatattcAATTctaaaatctggattcagatctagTCTTTTTGCCTCTTACgtccagcattccatccactcTACTATCATTCCCTCTTCTTGTCCCTAATAGAGATATATTTTTGTGGCTATATGTACagaatacacattatatatatagtatacatgtAGTCACTcatttatacatataatgtatatatatgttatattatatattatgtacatatatattatatgtatgtgtatatataaaattatctatctatctatctatctgtctgtctatgtatgtatgtatgtatgtatgtatgtatgtatgtatgtatctgtctatctatctatctatctatctatctatctatctatctatcagaaTTCTAGAAATCCATAattaaagagggaaagggagagattaaaaacTCTTCAGAGCTTCTTACAGGACTGTGCTGGAACGAGCTCTCACCAGAGCCAACTGTGAAATTTCCAGTGTGAGCAATTACACCCTAGAAATCATCAGTCATTTCacatcagggcttgatttattattttgttgattgtctaggctcaagaaaatgttaataatgcagattcaacCTAAAAGTCCTAAAAGCTTGTCTCTCACTTTCCCCTCCCCTTAAGATGTTAAACATTTAATGGTACACCCCTATGTTACTTTATAAGCATTGCCTGatgtgggaagccgttcgatgtattaaagccattggagaaataggatcaaatttagggcctgttatctggattccctacgtgaccaatccaggctgaggcagtctttgtgtttggttctggtcacctgagccccaaaaagctctggtactagcaggtaggttaatccaaaatcaacttgatccctccaagaggctgttaggagtcatttagagaaacagagtctgtaacagatattttatctggatcccattacaaaatcatcggcaagtaaagctgtgtgtatgatttttctgcactgcatgtcaggacagacagaatgggccatctaagataaaaatctgagcctcctcttttgactcagtctttgatccccacctttcttagaattcttattggagagctttgaagtggcagaccagcatctactgagttgatgatttccttccttgataattgagaagcctgaatcctaacaaatgttacttagataagattgcatattcAAATTAGAACTGGTGTCTTTAGTCTGAACTTCATTTGACCAAATGCAGATTTCaattggtgagcatctccatggggtatttcctctcccagaattatcccctactaagttggtggttgaagtttgaccatttgtctttgcacctttattctttagacttcaatggattatgtgtgatttattacccccTTACAACGGtgactctttttgtgttctttgtttgaaatcagtatataataaactcccaagcccgcagaattcggaacagcatgggctaaccactagtctagttgttctcattttctttctcctgctttaaccatcctatgccaccacgctgctcaggaccccaaaaaatcatatagaggcatggctccctatagCCTGACCTCAGTAGGAGTGCAGTAGAAGGCTGAGCGACTGAAATCATCACCAGGCAAGAGTCCTGACCGCTGACTGTAGGCTAATAGTAACGACCATCATAATAACTGGTATTTCTACAAGGCTTTAAGGCTTACACAGTGCTTTAcaaccattttctcatttgagcttGACAAGACTCTTGGTCAAGTGCCAGGATTTAAGTCTCAGACTCTCTAGAGCAGGTAGAGGGGTCAGAAGAGTCTTTGGGGGAGTAGGAAAGAGTAATTTTGTtgttataaatacatttttgctTAAAGATAGCTCAATGTATCTCAGTAGATATAGCATAGATAGTgtttatattacatgtatatgaCATATTATGTATTGagtatatgcacatgtgtgtgaatataatatacataaacacacacttatatatatatacatatatgaatattatatgtGAGTATATTTTTGTGTATAGGGTAGCTAAGAgtaatggacctggagtcaggaagaatctgagtacaaatttgacctcagacatttcctagctgtgtgatcctgggcaaactacttaacctcgtttgcctcagtttcctcatctgtaaaatgaactagatgaAGAAATaccaaaccattccagtatcatcaccaagaaaatccccaaagggggtcctgaagaatcagatgtgactgaaacaattgGATAACAATATAAATCTATCTTTCTATAGTTTATAGATATTTATACATAGATATAACATCCCTTCAGGGCATTCTTTCTCCAATTCCTCCTTGTATTGGCAAATTGGTTCCCAGAAAGAAAACTGTCATTCACGAGCGCCTCCATCTAGTGCGCTCTCCACtgattaattagcttttagaatgAGTATTTATAGTTTAGTAagagcatttgttattttttaaacagtttattatttatttaacaatCTAGGAAGTTCACAGCCATCAATAATTCCAGTGCAATTTCAGGTGCAATTGGAAATTCAGGAATCTCTGTAGAGCTGTTAGTGTAGCGAACCTTGTAGGTAAAATatatgcatacttttttttttaaacccttgtacttcagtgtattgtctcataggtagaagattggtaagggtgggcaatgggggtcaagtgacttgcccagggtcacacagctgggaagtggctgaggccgggtttgaacctaggacctcccgtctctaggcctggctctcactccactgagctacccagctgcccctcatatgcATACTTTTGATAGCACCTGTGATGGAGTTTCTCTAAAATTAACCTCATTGGTTTCATTTTCAGCAAGCTGACCTGGGCCACTTAGCATGACTTTTATTGTTCCTGATGTTAAAGCATGCTCCCTTTTTACAATAGATTCATGAACATCAGAAGATATCAACAGATATATTGCATCTGGGCCCTCACACCCGCTgtatgttttctcttctccatccatTATCTCCTTATGAAATTATATTGCATCCAAAGGAATTTTAACAAAACACTTTCTTGTCAGTTCTGCAGTGGCCACAGCTCCGTCCCTGCTCACTGCCACAGCCCCTCAGatcatttgttataaaatatccTCCCAAGTCAAGGGCATGTTCCTTCCCTGCACACACAAAAGTCCTGAGAAGACTGGGCTCAGTCCTAGAGATTATGTGGACAGAGAGGAGGACAAGCCTTTGTTAgagtttgttttcttcctttggagGAGTGAGCATTCATGAAGGAGACCTTTTCATGGGTCCTTCTGCTGGGCTCTCATCATCAGTGTTCCtccagagcagtgattcccaaagtgggcaccaccgccccctggtgggtgctgcagcaatccagggaagcggtgatggccacaggtgcacttatttttcctattaattgctattaaaattttaaaaacaaattaatttccagggggctaagtaatatttttttctggaaagggggcagtaggccaaaaaaatttgggaaccactgttctagagccCTGAATCTCCCTTTCCTCAGGATTCCTGGCTTGCCCTCAGGCTGTCTCTCAGCCACTGATGCAGCTACTGTTTGGGGTCAGCAGcctttgctccttccttccttctttccttctttctttctttccttccttccttccttccttccttccttccttccttccttccttccttccttccctccttccttccctccttccttcttttcttcctttcttccttccctcttcccttccttctttccttccttctttctttccttccttcctttcatacaTGCAtgtagcatatatgtatatatatgatatgtatgttATATGTGCTAAACAACGGCATCTCAAAATATACAAAGGAcactcttttaagtttaatctgcataattaacattttctccattattttcttaaacaataaataaaataacaaatcaaaCTTTGATTTGTAGCATTCTGTTGGTCAACTTCACAAGTGCAAATGCGTATACCCAAAATTAAACAATCGATTCTCTTATGCCACTGAGTTAGCTGCAGCATCCCACTGCATACATAGAAAGAAGACTTCTTAAAAAGGCCACAGCTACTGTCTGCTACAGAGTTGAAAGTCTGTCTGTTGCATTTCACTTCTAAAATGTCAGTGTTGATTCTGAAactgcttccttttcctttatggGCCTAGCAGAGATGTTGCCTTACACTTTCTGtgcaattttatttcattatggaaTGCAGTGTATCGACAGTCCTCATATGGGTTCAAGGTTTTGCAGAGTTCTGAAAATCATCATGGTGGGAGTTTTGTTAGTACCTGGCATGCTGTCACTAACTAGTTCAAAAACCTTTACAGTCCTGTGTAAGAAAGAAAAGTGTTTCAAGATTCTTGATGTAAGAAGACTTCTGAGGAGATGAAAATGTTGCTCTTGGAGGTCCTGATGTTGGGAAATCATCATGAAGTAATTGTGTCTGGGAATGAACCCGTGCTGAGAAGTCTTAATGGGGGAAAGCGGCCATTAGCCACACAGCCCTCAATAAGATCCAGACCCTTGTTCTTAAACAATCCGTGCCTCTTGCCAAAATAGCGTATGTAGGAgatgtgtaaaaataaaaaaatctcataaCATCATACTCCTGAGTAACGAAtgcccaataaatatttgtctctGCAAATCACTAAACCTATGATTTAAAAGCTTAGTTATGGAACTAAGGCtatagaagagagagacagagagattgagaaagagagagagagaaaccgagatgtagaaggaaagaggaagagagacacacagagatgaAAATAGAGAGtttgagatggagagagagaaatggagatggagatagagaaggagagagagacagatgggcagatagatagacagagatagagagaggttgagagagtcagagacagagacagagaaattgagacagagagtaAAACggagatggagaaggggagacagagacagagggaagagagacagagagacagagagagaaagagaaagagagagagagaggcagaaagagagagaggaaaagagagaggcagagagagaggcagagagagagcaagagtgagagagagtgagagaggcagagagagagagaggcagagagagtgagaaagagagagagaggcagagagagagagagacagagagagagacagagacagagagacagagggagaagaagagggagagagggaatacTGCTTTAAATGGTTCTGATCTATAGAGCAAGTTCCCTCTCCTtgtctcttcatcttttttttttctctcctaataATTGAGATGAATAAGCTCAAGGTTCAATTAGGTCAGTTTTTCTGGTAAAACATCTTTTATTTAGAAAACTGAGAATCACAGGGGGGCATACTGGAGGGGAATTTAGCACTCGTGTCAGTTATTAATATGGAATATCAACTGATTACGATATGATGAAAAGAGGCTGCAAGCTTGGGAAAACAAGTGTTTTTGGAAATCAGATTTAAAATACGTTGTCAGAGGAAGGCTGCTAGTGAACTAGCATTGCTAGTCATTGCCTACTTACATAATATCTTCCTTCCTCAGAGGGTTGCTTGGGACAGCAATGATTCTGAATGCTTCTGAAAAAGATATTGGAGACTGTGAATAATGGAGAGTAAAGATTTTTATTTCCCTAGGTCCCAAGATTCACCAACAATGTATACATAACTAATATGAAACCACATAGCCCAGCTAGCAACTGAACCCAATGTCTGAGCTAATAAAATCTTTCGTGACTGGCTCAGCTAAGGTGGGCTTTGAAGATTTAGTTgctaagagaaaaggagagacctGAGGAGACACACTCTACCTGGAGTGTTTTTTATAAACTCTTTTCATCAGAACCAAGGcttaggaaaaggaaataatagttTTAATTCTTCAACTTCAAGCTGAAATAACAAACATTCCAGCATGTATACTTGGGAGTCAGCAGGTCTGGAATCTTATACCAGCTTTGCCATTAAATGACTGTGTCACCTGGGGTTAGAAGCTTtatcttttagcctcagtttttttttttcacttgaaagAATGAGGTGAATGACCCCCTAAAAGAACTAAAGAGCTTTTGTTCAtatctgtctttgtctttgttcggtcgtttcagttgtgtccatttggggtttttcttggcaaagatactggattggtttgtcatttccttctccagctcattttacaggtgagaaaactgaagcaaacagggtcaagtgacttgtccagcgtcacatagctagcaagtgtctgaggccagatttttacctaggaagatgactctttctgactccagacctgacactctattaaccaatattgatatttatagttttagaaattaCAATTATTCTGAAAATTGTTTTGAATGGCTATACCTCTGGAAAGGGTCTGGATTAGATGATTGATGAGGTGCCCTTCTAGCTGCAACAAGTTGCGTGATCTTTAACATGGGAACTCATACAAATATTATTCTCAAACACCTGCTGCGTACTCTTTCCTTGGTGTTTCCTTGGTGTGCTGGAACAGATTTCTTCCTAGATGAATGCAGTACAACCTGCCAGCTTGTTCTCTTCTGGTAAAAGGGAATTGGAGACAGTGGAGGTAGGCTTTTGGCCAAAACTTCTAGATGAGTTAGAAGCCCTAATTCTGGAGTGTAAAGGGTAAAAAGAGGTTTTGTTTAGGTGGTGTGTCATTTGAATTTGTTATTCATTAGCTCTTTttaccctggagctctctctacccaGAGCTCTCACTAGCTCTCTACCTTGAGCTCTGTTCTCACCAGCTGGAGGCTCTCTGACCCTGATCTCTCTAGGtgcctttttcccctttcttcctacctctagTTTCCCCTAGACCTTCCTTTtcataatctaaataaaacctggctattcaaaaccctaaagctgctctctgatcatttatttgagccccagAAGGGCTCTAGTGAATTTCCCCCACAGGGGTCTAGGgaccgctaccttcctttcccttcctctcttctttctcccatccatcctatcctatcttcctcccttcactttcacccacACAGTTTATGGCGACCTTCAGATGGACCTGAACCTGCCTGCCTGAGTCTGCTGACTGTCCTGCTTGCCTTACTGCCTAAGGGtaagtaaaaaaattttcccGCCCAAACCCAGCCCAGTGGGGGatcccttcccctactaaacTTCTGCCAGGCTCTTAGATCTAAAtcccccccaaccccagcctAAGAGTCTAAACCCTAATGCCCCTTACCTCTGCCGCACTAAAACCCAGCAAGGGNtcctctactttcctctctcctttctcccatccatcttaCCTCTctatcttcctcccttcactttttcACTACACATTTTATGGGGACCTTTAGATGGAACTGAACCTGCCTACCTGAACCTGCCTGCTGACTATGCTGCCTGCTTTACTACCTAAGGGTAAGTAAAAAATTTTCCCACCCAAACCCAGCCCAGTGGGGGatcccttcccctactaaaccCCTGCCTGGATCCTAGATCTAAATCCCCCAAACCTAGCCTAAGAGCCTAAACCCTAATCCCCCTTGCCCCTGCAGGGCTAAAACCCAGCAGtagtctggaaaaaaaatttggaatcTTCCCCTACACTTCCCTTGCCCAGCGCCTGTGCCTTGGCAGGGGATCCAAATCCATCACCTAAACCCCAAATCCCTCATCCAACCCAGGAACCTAGCCAGCCCGCAAAAACCCCTGTCCCCTAGGAAAAACCCAGCCAGAGGCAAAAGGCCCAGCAGGGGGGTCTGCCAGTGGCGGGGAAAGCAAGATCTGCCCCCAGTGGTCTGCTGGTGGGAAAACCCAGATCCCTTTCTACCTTCTACCCCCCCCCTACtagcttcaatctctccctttggagagattttgccttttaaaaggcaatactaAAACCCCAAACATTAAAAAACCCCACTTACCTTGCTACAtctgtactttgtatttttttctcattttgttattgttgttgtttcactgtatttgaacatatattacctctATTGAATTGACTTGTtatgcattttgtgctttttgtgaaatttttgtattttcttaatgtattattgcttttatactcCATTGTTTTActtcatt
Protein-coding regions in this window:
- the LOC123240112 gene encoding elongin-C-like, whose product is MDGEEKTYSGCEGPDAIYLLISSDVHESIVKREHALTSGTIKVMLSGPGQLAENETNEVNFRETPSQVLSKGLKKKVCIYFTYKVRYTNSSTEIPEFPIAPEIALELLMAVNFLDC